The following nucleotide sequence is from Thermoanaerobaculum aquaticum.
TTTTGCGAGGCGCTGAACCGGAAGTTTGCGCAGGAGCCGGCAAAACGCGAAGACTGGCATCGCCCGGTGCCGGAGGGCATGGACCTTGCGGAGGTTTTCTGCTGGGAGGAGACCAGGGTCGTGAACAACGACTGGACGGTGCGCTATCACAACCGGTGGTTCCAGATTACAGGGCCCAAGGGAAGCCTGCCACCGGCCAAGAAGAACGTCACCGTCCGCCGGCGGCTGGATGGCTCGTTGGCCCTTGTGTACCGGGGACAACCGGTGGACTTTGTGGAGATTCCTGGTGCTTTGCCGCGGGCCAAAGCACCGGTCGTGGTGGCATCGAGCAAGCGCAAACCCCATCGTCCGGCGCCCGATCATCCTTGGCGGCGTTGGTCCCCACCGATCCCAAAAGCCGCAACGCCAAAGGCCAGCAACACCCCGCAAGGCGCTTGACATCCGTGAACCATAACGGCGCAACCCGGGCTGTGGAGCATGCCGCACCTATGGAAAAGCCAGAGGCTTTCCCACAGGTGCTTGGAAAACGCTCCGCGTTTCCCCCACGCCCCACAGCCCCTACGACAACCATGGGGTCATTTCTATCGAGCTCCCCATGGGGACATTTCTAAAGAGTGTTGACAGACCCACCTCCCCGCCATTCTTTGCGCACCCGCCGCCTGCAGCCCCCCGACCCCTACTTCTCGCGTGAGCAGTTTTTGCGCTACCACCATCAAGATTTGGCAGCCATGTCAGAGCAAGAGCTTGAGAAGGAAATCCGTCGCGCCCTTGTGGCTGCGAGTTTAGCCCCCGTTCTTTCGTGGGCAACCTGGTGGGAGCAGCGGTACCAAGCCGCCCTGGCGGAGCGAACCCGCCGGAAGGGGGGTGGGCATGAGCGGCGGTGAAACGCTGAACGAGGTGCGCGCGTTCATTGGGCGCTTTGTGGTTGCTTCCGAGGCGGTGAAGGACACCCTCACGCTGTGGGTTGGCTACACGTACACCTGGCAAAGCTTCCCGGTGGCCCCCTATTTGGCCATCGTTTCACCTACGAAGCGCTGCGGGAAAACAAGGGTGCTGGAGGTTTTGGAGTGTCTGGTTCCCAACCCCTGGCGTGCCGTTGCACCTACACCAGCTGCACTTTTCCGCACCATCGAGGCGGAACATCCAGTGCTGCTGCTTGATGAGCTAGACACAATCTTCAAAGGCCGTACCGAGGCCGAGTCTTACTTGCAGGCGGTGGTGAACGCCGGCTACCGCAGGGGCGGCTTCGTTCCCCGCTGTGAAAAGAACGGCAAAGAAAAGATGACCGTGCAGAAATTTGAGGTGTTTGGCCCCAAGGTGCTGGCTGCCATCGGCCACCTGCCACCCACCATTCAGGACCGCTGTATCACCATCCACCTGGAGCGCGCCACCGTTAAACTGCCGCGCTTCATCCTCTCGCGGGAACTGGAAGCCGCCGCGCCGTTGCGTGCCGCGCTGGCGGAAGCCTTTGGTGGTGGGGTTCCCGACCCCTGGCCGACCGACATCCCATCGCAGCTTGACGACCGGGCGGCGGAAATTTGGGCCCCGTTGTTGGTGATTGCCGAGGGAGCGGGCGGCGATTGGCCGAACCGTGCGTGGCGCGCTGCTATCCAACTTTCAGCATCACGTGGGGAGGATGAAACCCCGGCCATTGAAGCTTTGGCGTTCGTGGCGCGCCTCTTCAAGGAACACGGCGCCGACCGCCTGGCCACCACCACAATCATCACTGAAGGCCAAGAGGCCGGGGTTTTTG
It contains:
- a CDS encoding DUF3631 domain-containing protein: MSGGETLNEVRAFIGRFVVASEAVKDTLTLWVGYTYTWQSFPVAPYLAIVSPTKRCGKTRVLEVLECLVPNPWRAVAPTPAALFRTIEAEHPVLLLDELDTIFKGRTEAESYLQAVVNAGYRRGGFVPRCEKNGKEKMTVQKFEVFGPKVLAAIGHLPPTIQDRCITIHLERATVKLPRFILSRELEAAAPLRAALAEAFGGGVPDPWPTDIPSQLDDRAAEIWAPLLVIAEGAGGDWPNRAWRAAIQLSASRGEDETPAIEALAFVARLFKEHGADRLATTTIITEGQEAGVFDRDFTPRRLAKLLAPFGITPAKWKDTEGKTVRGYLREQVAAAAAVYTPQETATSATGVTTHDAANTYAVADGWRVALPSATNDDTPSQVADISATRHQSATTQVIDHKGTSSAGGGSGAFFSGTEAGSLPEKGGKHGTPSRKLI